One window of the Glycocaulis alkaliphilus genome contains the following:
- the cmk gene encoding (d)CMP kinase yields MLIAVDGPLASGKGTIARALSAKFGLPHLDTGTLYRAVAVAVLDAGNDPADAGAAEAAARDLDPASIDEAKIRTAGAGAAASIVSAHPKVRAALKEVQQEFARQPGGAVLDGRDIGTVIAPDADVKLFVTASAEVRASRRWSELVGRGENVSLEQIMSQLAERDGRDASRPDAPLLKADDAVELDTTDMDEGEAIRAAIAIVEGRTAR; encoded by the coding sequence ATGCTGATTGCCGTTGATGGACCGCTGGCCTCGGGCAAGGGCACGATTGCGCGCGCGCTTTCGGCAAAGTTTGGTCTTCCCCATCTCGATACCGGAACGCTGTATCGCGCCGTTGCGGTGGCAGTGCTTGATGCCGGGAATGACCCGGCCGACGCTGGCGCCGCCGAGGCGGCTGCACGCGATCTTGATCCGGCCAGCATTGATGAAGCGAAAATCCGCACAGCAGGTGCTGGCGCGGCGGCTTCCATCGTGTCGGCCCATCCCAAAGTGCGTGCGGCCCTCAAAGAAGTGCAGCAGGAATTTGCCCGCCAGCCGGGCGGCGCGGTGCTGGACGGGCGCGATATAGGGACCGTGATTGCGCCTGACGCGGATGTGAAACTCTTCGTCACGGCCAGCGCCGAAGTGCGCGCCTCGCGCCGCTGGAGCGAGCTGGTCGGCCGGGGCGAGAATGTCAGCCTGGAACAGATCATGAGCCAGCTTGCCGAACGTGACGGGCGCGATGCCTCGCGTCCCGATGCGCCGCTATTGAAGGCGGATGATGCGGTCGAGCTGGATACGACCGATATGGATGAGGGCGAAGCCATCCGCGCCGCCATCGCCATCGTGGAAGGCCGCACGGCGCGCTGA